In a genomic window of Spirosoma agri:
- a CDS encoding glycoside hydrolase family 18 protein codes for MVRLFCFVSFVSCSLVLLAGFVPAPKTKPIVLAYVGGFRGLVNAETIAAEKLTHINYAFVDIKNNRAWLHNLATDSTNFRNLNALKRRNPDLKILISIGGWAWSEHFSDAVLSDTARTAFAASAVDIVRQYQLDGIDIDWEYPGMKGEDNVFRPEDKANFTLLFKALRDQLNGLKQQTGKEYLVTTALPGFPEIFTHTDMAQAQQYLDYINVMSYDFFTGGPLAGHHTNLYESGKVDNEQSGDRAITLYKQAGVPTSKLVLGIAFYGRAWQLKTDDPDAFPRTIATVERGGGYSFIKDSLLTNPAYKRHWDKRAKAPYLYNADLKRFVSYDDEKSVRAKCQYVKKQELAGVMFWEYFSDPKTYLLSEIDRNFQR; via the coding sequence ATGGTTCGCCTGTTTTGTTTTGTGTCGTTCGTTTCTTGTTCACTTGTGCTACTGGCTGGTTTTGTACCGGCGCCAAAAACCAAACCCATTGTGCTGGCCTACGTTGGTGGCTTTCGTGGGCTGGTGAACGCGGAAACGATAGCGGCTGAGAAACTAACGCACATTAACTACGCCTTCGTCGATATTAAAAACAACCGGGCCTGGTTGCATAACCTCGCCACCGACTCTACCAATTTCCGGAACCTGAACGCGCTTAAACGTCGTAACCCCGACCTGAAAATTCTGATTTCGATTGGTGGCTGGGCCTGGAGCGAACATTTTTCCGACGCTGTTTTGAGTGACACCGCCCGAACAGCCTTCGCGGCATCAGCGGTCGATATCGTCCGGCAATACCAGTTAGATGGCATCGACATCGACTGGGAATACCCCGGCATGAAAGGCGAAGACAATGTGTTTCGGCCTGAAGACAAAGCCAATTTCACGCTGCTATTCAAAGCGTTGCGCGACCAATTGAACGGGCTCAAGCAACAAACCGGCAAAGAATACCTGGTGACGACCGCCCTGCCCGGCTTCCCGGAGATTTTCACGCACACGGACATGGCGCAGGCGCAGCAGTACCTGGATTACATCAACGTGATGTCGTATGATTTTTTCACGGGTGGTCCGCTGGCAGGGCATCACACAAACCTGTACGAGTCGGGAAAGGTGGATAACGAGCAATCGGGCGACCGAGCCATAACGCTGTATAAACAGGCAGGCGTACCCACCAGCAAGCTCGTGCTCGGCATTGCGTTCTACGGTCGGGCGTGGCAGTTGAAAACCGATGACCCTGACGCGTTTCCGCGCACCATCGCGACCGTTGAGCGGGGCGGTGGCTACAGCTTCATCAAAGACAGTCTCCTGACCAACCCAGCCTACAAGCGACACTGGGACAAACGGGCTAAAGCGCCGTATCTCTACAATGCCGATCTGAAGCGGTTCGTCTCTTACGACGACGAAAAATCAGTACGGGCTAAATGCCAGTACGTTAAAAAACAGGAACTGGCGGGCGTTATGTTCTGGGAGTACTTCAGCGACCCCAAAACGTATTTACTGAGCGAGATCGACCGCAATTTCCAGCGGTAA
- a CDS encoding VOC family protein: protein MATQIFVNLPVKDLTKSIAFFTQLGYTFNPQFTDENATCMVISDTIFVMLLVEPFFRRFTKKKIADATTVTESIICLSADSRQGVDELADKALAAGGSVSNEPQDEGFMYSRSFQDVDGHLWEIMYMEPGAANQEPPTTEASAA from the coding sequence ATGGCCACTCAGATTTTTGTAAACCTACCCGTTAAAGACCTTACCAAATCAATTGCCTTCTTCACGCAACTCGGCTACACCTTTAACCCACAATTCACCGACGAAAATGCAACCTGTATGGTCATCAGCGACACTATATTTGTGATGTTGCTGGTCGAACCCTTTTTCCGGCGATTCACGAAAAAGAAAATTGCCGATGCCACTACCGTTACTGAATCGATTATCTGTCTTTCGGCCGACTCTCGACAGGGTGTCGATGAACTGGCCGATAAAGCGTTAGCCGCTGGCGGTTCTGTATCGAACGAGCCGCAGGATGAAGGGTTTATGTACAGCCGTAGTTTTCAGGATGTAGACGGTCACCTTTGGGAAATTATGTACATGGAGCCAGGTGCTGCGAATCAGGAGCCGCCGACTACTGAGGCTAGTGCTGCCTAA
- a CDS encoding DEAD/DEAH box helicase, whose translation MPADCSNNDKIASPYDYELEGVTIATLSDSVLRQHSSGGVSPMDGYPDVQPLVIELNLASFATTSRVAYFPTVVVQQTAHSLRVSCACNAPKDSLCDHQVHMLSSITRRRELRLFFDSDQRLDAIKQVAKDYGLEHERSLDDCFRLSYENKTTVIRPARTDLISVTSADRAHLESLLLPRAKHPLPVTEEPTSSRKRIIVFTKHRYYDHFCLELFEAATARDGKPKNPLTVLSPLDLIPRLDKLNELKFYSAVAKFQNHHRTKHETTDLDGLRLIAENPARLSVFYHTSSVSENITAHSLVPVQLKLLKASLSLLVRRIDSFYEIHGSLTIDGISYGLNKVALKYDYFIQLHDTVYLVDNPDHLRVIQFFNKDNRITIHESKYNEFRQTILAKLDDQIQVNYAYLQPATQQQLAENGFSQERERIMYLADSEHYVLITLVMKYGTVEVPILSKRLIYSVDSQGKPFMVARDEEAEVQFLMALLSQHPDFHDQLGQSQFYLHKKHFLNDDWFLDAFDFWQSQDIRILGFNTLKNNKLNPHKAKVSVVVSSGLNWFDTTLGLSYGKQHISLKHLHKAIKNNTRFVTLDDGTQGVLPTEWLERFAAYFQTGDVVDDRIRTPKVNFSSIRDLYDEDQLTPEVSNQLATFTTKLANFQSIQPVAVPSGLRAVLRDYQQEGLNWLNFLDDMGFGGCLADDMGLGKTLQIIAFILSQRTKVGPNTNLIVVPTSLLFNWQSEVAKFAPSLTIHTFYGTNRTLRKAEFEQYDIILTSYGTLLSDVRFLTDYPFNYIFLDESQAIKNPESQRYQAVRRLQSRNKIVLTGTPIENHTFDLYGQLSFACPGLLGSYNHFKSHYSTPIDKFNDRQRARELQQKISPFILRRTKAQVATELPDKTEMIIHCEMGPEQRKVYDAYEWEFRNYLLTTKEGDIARERLHVLQGLTKLRQICNSPALLNDEEFYGNSSAKIDALLEQIETKSPHHKILVFSQFVTMLDLVRTELAARNIAFEYLTGQTSNRADSVNRFQSDADVRVFLISLKAGGTGLNLTQADYVYIVDPWWNPAVENQAIDRSYRIGQTKNVVAVRLICPNTIEEKMLDLQKTKTELAEDLIKTDASVLHSLTRSDLLSLLN comes from the coding sequence ATGCCCGCCGATTGTAGTAATAACGATAAAATAGCCAGTCCGTACGACTATGAGCTGGAAGGCGTCACGATTGCTACGCTGTCGGATAGTGTGTTACGGCAACATAGTTCGGGGGGGGTGTCACCAATGGACGGGTATCCCGACGTTCAACCGCTGGTCATCGAGCTAAATCTGGCTTCGTTCGCCACCACTTCCCGCGTTGCTTACTTCCCCACCGTTGTTGTGCAGCAAACAGCGCATTCGCTGCGGGTATCCTGTGCCTGTAATGCGCCCAAAGACAGCTTGTGCGATCATCAGGTCCATATGCTGTCGAGCATAACCAGACGCCGGGAACTTCGTCTGTTTTTTGATTCGGATCAGCGTCTTGACGCCATCAAGCAAGTCGCGAAAGATTACGGGCTGGAACATGAGCGATCGTTAGACGACTGTTTTCGGCTGTCGTATGAAAATAAAACAACGGTTATCCGGCCAGCCCGTACCGATCTGATTTCCGTTACGTCGGCAGACCGCGCCCACTTGGAATCCCTGCTGCTACCGAGAGCAAAACACCCGCTCCCGGTAACTGAGGAGCCCACTTCGTCGCGCAAAAGAATTATCGTTTTTACCAAGCATCGCTACTACGATCATTTTTGTCTGGAACTGTTTGAAGCCGCGACGGCCCGAGATGGGAAGCCCAAAAACCCGTTAACGGTCCTTTCGCCACTGGATTTGATTCCCAGGTTGGACAAGCTGAACGAGTTGAAGTTCTATTCGGCTGTGGCTAAATTCCAGAATCACCACCGTACTAAACACGAAACGACGGACCTGGACGGGCTGCGGTTAATTGCCGAAAATCCGGCCCGGCTATCCGTTTTTTATCACACCAGCAGCGTTTCCGAAAACATCACGGCGCATTCGCTGGTGCCGGTTCAGCTAAAACTCCTGAAAGCTTCGCTTAGTCTGCTGGTGCGCCGAATCGACAGTTTCTACGAGATACACGGCTCGCTCACCATCGACGGCATTTCGTATGGCTTGAATAAAGTAGCGCTTAAATACGACTACTTCATTCAGCTTCATGATACGGTGTACCTGGTCGATAACCCCGACCATCTGCGCGTCATTCAATTCTTCAACAAGGACAACCGAATAACGATTCATGAGTCGAAGTACAACGAATTTCGACAAACAATCCTGGCTAAGCTGGACGATCAGATTCAGGTCAACTACGCGTACCTGCAACCGGCCACTCAGCAGCAACTGGCCGAGAATGGGTTCAGTCAGGAGCGGGAACGGATCATGTATCTGGCCGATTCGGAGCACTATGTACTGATTACGCTCGTGATGAAATACGGAACCGTGGAAGTGCCGATCCTGTCTAAGCGGCTGATTTATTCGGTTGATAGTCAAGGGAAACCCTTCATGGTAGCGCGGGACGAAGAAGCCGAAGTTCAGTTTCTGATGGCGTTACTCAGCCAGCACCCTGACTTTCATGACCAGCTTGGCCAGAGTCAGTTCTATCTCCATAAAAAGCATTTTCTGAACGACGACTGGTTTCTGGATGCGTTTGACTTCTGGCAAAGCCAGGACATTCGGATTCTGGGCTTCAATACGTTAAAGAACAACAAACTCAACCCGCACAAAGCGAAGGTTTCCGTTGTAGTCAGCAGTGGTCTGAATTGGTTCGATACGACGCTGGGCCTGTCGTACGGCAAACAGCACATTAGCCTGAAACACCTGCACAAAGCCATTAAAAACAACACCCGGTTCGTTACACTCGACGATGGAACGCAGGGTGTGCTGCCCACCGAATGGCTGGAGCGTTTTGCGGCCTATTTTCAAACGGGCGATGTAGTTGACGATCGTATCCGAACCCCGAAAGTCAACTTTTCGAGCATCCGTGACCTGTACGACGAGGATCAGCTAACGCCTGAGGTTTCGAATCAACTGGCTACATTCACTACCAAACTCGCCAATTTTCAGTCCATCCAGCCCGTGGCGGTGCCCAGTGGCCTCCGCGCCGTACTGCGCGACTACCAGCAGGAAGGTTTAAACTGGCTGAACTTTCTGGACGATATGGGCTTCGGCGGGTGTCTGGCCGACGACATGGGCTTGGGAAAAACACTCCAGATCATTGCGTTTATCCTATCGCAGCGCACAAAGGTCGGCCCGAACACGAACCTGATCGTTGTACCTACATCGCTACTGTTCAACTGGCAGTCCGAAGTGGCGAAGTTTGCACCAAGCCTTACCATCCACACGTTTTATGGTACGAACCGTACCCTCCGAAAAGCCGAATTTGAACAATACGATATTATTCTGACGTCCTATGGCACGCTCCTGTCCGACGTTCGTTTTTTGACGGATTATCCGTTCAACTATATTTTTCTGGATGAATCGCAGGCTATAAAAAATCCGGAATCGCAACGGTATCAGGCGGTTCGGCGCTTACAGTCACGCAACAAAATTGTGCTAACGGGGACGCCCATCGAAAACCATACGTTCGATCTGTACGGGCAGCTTTCCTTCGCCTGTCCGGGATTGCTGGGCAGTTATAACCACTTTAAAAGTCATTACTCGACCCCAATCGACAAATTCAATGACCGGCAGCGTGCCCGTGAACTTCAGCAGAAAATCAGCCCGTTCATTTTGCGCCGGACCAAAGCGCAGGTAGCAACCGAGCTTCCCGACAAAACGGAGATGATCATCCACTGCGAAATGGGTCCCGAACAACGAAAGGTGTACGATGCCTACGAGTGGGAGTTTCGCAATTACCTGCTGACCACAAAAGAAGGTGACATTGCCCGAGAGCGCTTGCACGTGTTGCAGGGACTGACAAAACTGCGTCAGATTTGCAACTCCCCGGCCCTGCTCAATGACGAGGAATTTTACGGCAATTCGTCGGCCAAAATTGACGCACTACTCGAACAGATTGAGACCAAGTCTCCCCACCATAAGATCCTGGTTTTCTCGCAGTTCGTTACCATGCTCGACCTGGTCCGGACGGAGCTGGCAGCCAGAAACATTGCGTTCGAATACCTCACCGGTCAAACCAGCAACCGGGCTGACAGCGTGAATCGGTTTCAGTCGGACGCCGATGTTCGTGTGTTTTTGATCAGCCTGAAAGCGGGTGGCACCGGACTCAATTTAACGCAGGCCGATTACGTTTATATCGTCGATCCGTGGTGGAATCCAGCGGTCGAAAATCAGGCCATCGATCGCAGTTACCGCATTGGCCAAACAAAAAACGTAGTGGCTGTACGGCTAATCTGCCCCAACACGATCGAGGAAAAGATGCTGGACCTTCAGAAAACTAAAACAGAACTCGCCGAAGATCTGATCAAAACGGACGCATCTGTCCTACATTCGCTAACTCGGTCTGACTTATTGTCGCTATTGAACTAA
- a CDS encoding DUF3137 domain-containing protein, with product MNALKELFGPYKDDVWRELAREIKADFVDGNFWRGSKVQATVNEWTITLDTYVVSTGKVYITYTQMRAPYVNKDGFRFKIYRKGFFSELGKKLGMQDVEIGYSDFDEQFIIQGNDDDKLRRLFDNTRIRQLIDTQTDISLEVRDDDGWLSTHFPEDVDQLTFKVVGVIKDIERLKQLYELFAETLNHLCRIGSAYENDPNVALN from the coding sequence ATGAACGCACTGAAAGAACTATTTGGCCCTTATAAAGATGATGTCTGGCGAGAGCTAGCCCGGGAAATTAAGGCTGATTTTGTTGATGGTAACTTTTGGAGAGGTAGTAAGGTACAGGCAACCGTAAACGAGTGGACGATCACGCTCGACACCTACGTCGTATCAACCGGAAAGGTGTATATCACCTACACTCAAATGAGAGCCCCGTATGTGAACAAGGACGGTTTTCGATTCAAGATATACCGAAAAGGATTTTTTAGTGAGTTGGGTAAGAAGCTGGGGATGCAGGATGTGGAAATTGGTTATTCCGACTTTGACGAGCAATTTATTATTCAGGGAAATGATGACGACAAACTACGTCGCCTGTTCGATAATACCCGGATACGGCAATTAATTGACACACAGACCGATATTAGCCTGGAAGTACGAGATGATGATGGCTGGCTATCAACCCATTTTCCCGAAGACGTCGATCAGTTGACGTTTAAGGTGGTTGGCGTAATTAAAGACATTGAGCGGTTGAAACAACTGTACGAACTCTTCGCCGAAACCCTAAACCACCTCTGCCGCATCGGGTCTGCGTACGAAAACGATCCGAATGTAGCACTGAACTAA